The Blastococcus sp. HT6-4 genome window below encodes:
- a CDS encoding DivIVA domain-containing protein, with amino-acid sequence MTSAPTSGPGNADRGLTPADLRNVRFTRAPMLRPGYVESEVDRVLHRAAEELARHVAEKAQLREQVRTLQAQLNGAPAHEPPSEQAVRILASAQQTADNYVAEAEQFSRQVTGEARAEYEDALRLARENAGAIIQAAQEAAARLTGPAPDGPDQGGPDRGGRSVAELEEQVAYLKAFGQACRVQLRSYLEALLSDVENEWGRADPGALPAPPRPPARRTGEDDPERSTTFVSNTAAEDQADEPADGVPAGTGNRPS; translated from the coding sequence ATGACCAGCGCACCGACGAGCGGGCCCGGGAACGCCGACCGGGGGCTCACCCCCGCCGACCTGCGGAACGTGCGGTTCACCCGCGCCCCGATGCTGCGCCCCGGCTACGTCGAGTCCGAGGTCGACCGGGTCCTGCACCGGGCCGCCGAGGAGCTCGCGCGGCACGTCGCCGAGAAGGCGCAGCTCCGCGAGCAGGTGCGCACCCTGCAGGCCCAGTTGAACGGCGCGCCCGCGCACGAGCCGCCCAGCGAGCAGGCCGTGCGCATCCTGGCCAGCGCCCAGCAGACGGCGGACAACTACGTGGCCGAGGCGGAGCAGTTCAGCCGGCAGGTGACCGGCGAGGCCCGCGCCGAGTACGAGGACGCGCTGCGCCTGGCCCGCGAGAACGCCGGGGCGATCATCCAGGCCGCCCAGGAGGCGGCCGCCCGGCTAACCGGACCGGCCCCCGACGGCCCCGATCAGGGCGGGCCCGACCGGGGTGGCCGCAGCGTGGCGGAGCTCGAGGAGCAGGTCGCCTACCTGAAGGCGTTCGGCCAGGCGTGCCGGGTGCAGCTGCGTTCCTACCTGGAGGCGCTCCTCAGCGACGTCGAGAACGAGTGGGGCCGCGCCGATCCGGGCGCCCTGCCGGCACCGCCGCGGCCACCGGCCCGGCGCACCGGCGAGGACGACCCGGAGCGGTCGACGACCTTCGTGTCCAACACCGCCGCGGAGGACCAGGCCGACGAGCCCGCCGATGGTGTGCCGGCGGGGACCGGGAACCGCCCGTCGTAG
- a CDS encoding globin domain-containing protein, producing the protein MDIPAMRANFAKAAATGDEAPLYFYSHLFLSHPETRQMFPVSMAHQRDRFFTALGEVVTRVDDLEALVPILQQLGRDHRKFGVLPAHYPAAGASLLATLEHFDDEWTPELAKTWAEAYDVVANVMIQAAEEAEGQPAWWDADVVGHERRALDVAVLRIRPRARYDYLPGQSLSLETELRPRLWRYYSPANAPRSDGLVELHVKARDGGPVSSALVRSVGVGDVLRLGPPMGDLTVGQDSDRDLLLIAGGMGLAPLKAMVDQVARQGPPRRVDLFAGFRTEDQIYDRADLEQLAREHPWLNVTFAVSDDAISSLVHGEIGDVVRRSGPWSSREVRIAGPEPMVTSTVAGLRQDGVPEHRMSSEVFAPSRPGPSVDGEVTE; encoded by the coding sequence GTGGACATCCCCGCGATGCGGGCCAACTTCGCCAAAGCAGCTGCCACGGGGGACGAGGCCCCGCTGTACTTCTACTCGCACCTGTTCCTGAGCCACCCGGAGACGCGGCAGATGTTCCCCGTCTCGATGGCACACCAGCGGGACCGATTCTTCACCGCTCTCGGCGAGGTGGTCACCCGGGTCGACGACCTCGAGGCGCTGGTCCCCATCCTGCAGCAGCTCGGGCGCGACCACCGGAAGTTCGGGGTGCTCCCCGCGCACTACCCCGCCGCCGGGGCGAGCCTGCTGGCGACCCTCGAGCACTTCGACGACGAGTGGACGCCCGAGCTCGCCAAGACCTGGGCCGAGGCCTACGACGTCGTGGCGAACGTGATGATCCAGGCCGCCGAGGAGGCCGAGGGGCAGCCGGCGTGGTGGGACGCCGACGTGGTGGGCCACGAGCGCCGCGCCCTGGACGTCGCCGTCCTCCGGATCCGCCCCCGGGCGCGGTACGACTACCTCCCGGGGCAGTCGCTGTCCCTGGAGACCGAGCTGCGCCCCCGGTTGTGGCGGTACTACTCCCCCGCCAACGCCCCCCGGTCGGACGGGCTGGTGGAGCTGCACGTCAAGGCGCGGGACGGCGGTCCGGTCAGCTCCGCCCTGGTGCGCAGCGTCGGGGTCGGCGACGTCCTGCGGCTGGGGCCACCGATGGGCGACCTGACCGTGGGCCAGGACTCCGACCGCGACCTGCTGCTGATCGCCGGCGGCATGGGTCTGGCCCCGCTGAAGGCGATGGTCGACCAGGTGGCCCGCCAGGGTCCGCCCCGGCGGGTCGACCTGTTCGCCGGGTTCCGCACCGAGGACCAGATCTACGACCGGGCCGACCTCGAGCAGCTGGCCCGGGAGCACCCCTGGCTCAACGTCACCTTCGCCGTCTCCGACGACGCCATCTCGTCCCTGGTGCACGGCGAGATCGGGGACGTGGTGCGACGCTCCGGCCCGTGGTCGAGCCGGGAGGTGCGCATCGCCGGCCCCGAGCCCATGGTGACCAGCACCGTGGCCGGCCTCCGGCAGGATGGCGTCCCGGAGCACCGCATGTCCAGCGAGGTCTTCGCCCCCAGCCGACCGGGGCCCAGTGTTGACGGAGAGGTGACCGAATGA
- a CDS encoding protein kinase domain-containing protein, which translates to MTTADTGREILGDRYELQDLIAVGGMGLVWRGRDVVLDRPVAVKVLREECAGDPTFIARFRSEARHAASLSHPNIAAVLDYGETAGKHGQQLAYLVMELVEGAPLSARISEGRLDIDATLSVLEQAAAGLAEAHRAGVVHRDVKPANILVAPDGTVKLTDFGISWSAGDVALTRTGQVIGTAQYMSPEQAMGERVGPASDVYALGLVGYESLTGHAAFEGDNPVTVALKQVREHPEPLPAELPHQVRALIDAALVKDPEVRLRDGDAFLHAVEETRRQPDGTAPFARPLPPAAPARPAGAHPTTSAPPAPRRAGWVLVPMLVLALFGVGAVLVDDPSDSGQAAGSAAVVAGTGVVLDAEDYVGRPVGDVVIELGALGLDVRQQLDTTSTGPAGTVTRLEPAGTRLVRGDQVLLHVAAARVEVPGEQDPPEPVTRPVSEPGTQPPPPAGVPPAEPEPEPEPEPDVDVAAPVAPSAPAGPAQDDDPTGEPTGPEVPAEPAEDSDPTVPEVPAGPTEDSDPTVPEVPAGPTEDSDPTDGPTEDGDATGTDRPADRPQDGRGDGDDPSTAPGRSATGSGERPGGGNRPEVGEQRGGGNRPEVGEQRGGGNRPEVGEQRGGGNRPEVGEQRGGGNRPEVGEQRGGGNRQGPAERV; encoded by the coding sequence GTGACGACCGCCGACACCGGCCGGGAGATCCTGGGTGACCGCTACGAGCTGCAGGATCTGATCGCCGTCGGCGGTATGGGGCTGGTCTGGCGGGGGCGTGACGTGGTCCTGGACCGCCCGGTGGCGGTCAAGGTGCTCCGCGAGGAGTGCGCCGGCGACCCGACCTTCATCGCGCGGTTCCGCTCGGAGGCCCGGCACGCGGCGAGCCTCAGCCATCCCAACATCGCGGCGGTCCTCGACTACGGCGAGACGGCGGGCAAGCACGGCCAGCAGCTGGCATACCTGGTGATGGAGCTGGTCGAGGGCGCGCCGCTGTCCGCCCGCATCTCCGAGGGCCGGCTCGACATCGACGCCACCCTGTCGGTGCTCGAGCAGGCGGCGGCCGGCCTGGCCGAGGCGCACCGCGCGGGCGTCGTCCACCGGGACGTCAAGCCGGCGAACATCCTGGTGGCGCCCGACGGCACGGTGAAGCTGACCGACTTCGGCATCTCGTGGTCGGCCGGTGACGTGGCCCTGACCCGGACCGGCCAGGTCATCGGCACGGCCCAGTACATGTCTCCCGAGCAGGCGATGGGCGAGCGGGTCGGCCCGGCCAGCGACGTCTACGCGCTCGGGCTGGTCGGATACGAGTCGCTGACCGGCCATGCCGCCTTCGAAGGTGACAACCCGGTGACCGTCGCGCTCAAGCAGGTGCGCGAGCACCCCGAGCCGCTGCCGGCGGAGCTCCCGCACCAGGTGCGCGCGCTGATCGACGCCGCCCTGGTGAAGGACCCCGAGGTCCGGCTGCGCGACGGCGACGCCTTCCTGCACGCGGTCGAGGAGACGCGCCGGCAGCCGGACGGCACCGCGCCGTTCGCCCGTCCGCTCCCGCCCGCGGCGCCGGCCCGTCCGGCCGGGGCGCACCCGACGACCAGCGCCCCGCCGGCACCCCGGCGGGCCGGGTGGGTGCTCGTGCCGATGCTGGTGCTCGCGCTGTTCGGGGTGGGGGCGGTGCTCGTGGACGACCCCTCCGACAGCGGGCAGGCGGCCGGCTCCGCGGCCGTGGTGGCCGGCACCGGCGTGGTGCTCGACGCCGAGGACTACGTGGGGCGCCCCGTCGGGGACGTCGTCATCGAACTCGGGGCCCTGGGTCTCGACGTGCGGCAGCAGCTCGACACGACCTCCACCGGCCCCGCGGGCACGGTGACGCGGCTGGAGCCGGCGGGCACCCGGCTGGTACGCGGTGACCAGGTGCTCCTCCACGTCGCAGCGGCTCGCGTGGAGGTCCCGGGCGAGCAGGACCCGCCGGAGCCGGTGACCCGTCCGGTCTCCGAGCCCGGCACCCAGCCGCCACCCCCCGCCGGCGTCCCGCCGGCCGAGCCCGAGCCCGAGCCAGAGCCCGAGCCGGACGTGGACGTCGCGGCGCCGGTGGCGCCCAGCGCTCCGGCCGGCCCGGCGCAGGACGACGACCCGACCGGCGAGCCGACCGGCCCGGAGGTTCCGGCCGAACCGGCGGAGGACAGCGACCCGACCGTCCCGGAGGTCCCCGCCGGTCCCACGGAGGACAGCGACCCGACCGTCCCAGAGGTCCCCGCCGGACCGACGGAGGACAGCGACCCGACCGACGGCCCGACCGAGGACGGCGACGCGACCGGAACGGATCGCCCTGCCGACCGCCCCCAGGACGGCCGCGGGGACGGCGACGACCCCTCGACCGCGCCGGGGCGGAGCGCGACCGGATCCGGCGAGCGGCCCGGTGGCGGCAACCGGCCGGAGGTCGGCGAGCAGCGCGGCGGCGGCAACCGTCCCGAGGTCGGCGAGCAGCGCGGCGGCGGCAACCGTCCCGAGGTCGGCGAGCAGCGCGGCGGCGGCAACCGTCCCGAGGTCGGCGAGCAGCGCGGCGGCGGCAACCGTCCCGAGGTCGGCGAGCAGCGCGGCGGCGGCAACCGGCAGGGGCCCGCCGAACGGGTGTGA
- a CDS encoding saccharopine dehydrogenase NADP-binding domain-containing protein, with protein MAAEDARTHDLVVYGATGFVGRLLAGYLAEHAPEGTRIALAGRSRARLEEVRAALPPAGRDWPLIEADSTDPDSLRALAGSTRVLATTVGPYARYGLPVVEACARAGTHYADLTGEVLFVRDAIARYDAVARDTGARIMHACGYDSIPSDLSTMLLARRAEADGAGGLRDVQLVATARGGLSGGTIDSMRAQVEAMQEDPSLRRVFGDPFALSPDRAAEPDTPQPRDGALPSRTDDGRWTAAFVMAPFNTRIVRRSNALQGWAYGRGLRYGEVMGVGRGPLGAVTAAGVTAALVATVSAMNLAPTRAVLDRVLPAPGTGPGEATRAKGWFRMVVDAGTEDGRRYRATAAGKGDPGYAATAVMLGEAALALALDGDRLPDRAGSLTPATALGEVLVERLRAAGHTYEVAAV; from the coding sequence ATGGCAGCAGAAGACGCACGGACCCACGACCTCGTCGTCTACGGAGCCACCGGCTTCGTCGGCAGGTTGCTCGCCGGCTACCTGGCCGAGCACGCGCCGGAGGGGACCCGGATCGCGCTCGCCGGGCGCTCGCGGGCCCGCCTGGAGGAGGTCCGGGCCGCGCTGCCCCCGGCCGGGCGGGACTGGCCCCTCATCGAGGCCGACTCCACCGACCCGGACTCGCTGCGGGCGCTCGCCGGGAGCACCCGCGTGCTGGCCACGACGGTGGGGCCGTACGCCCGCTACGGGTTGCCGGTCGTCGAGGCCTGCGCCCGGGCGGGCACGCACTACGCCGACCTGACCGGTGAGGTGCTCTTCGTCCGCGACGCCATCGCGCGCTACGACGCCGTGGCGCGGGACACCGGCGCCCGGATCATGCACGCCTGCGGCTACGACTCCATCCCGTCCGACCTGAGCACGATGCTGCTGGCCCGACGGGCCGAGGCCGACGGTGCGGGCGGCCTCCGCGACGTCCAGCTGGTCGCCACGGCCCGGGGTGGGCTCAGCGGCGGCACGATCGACTCGATGCGGGCCCAGGTCGAGGCGATGCAGGAGGACCCGTCGCTGCGCCGCGTCTTCGGCGACCCGTTCGCGCTGAGCCCGGACCGGGCTGCCGAGCCCGACACTCCGCAGCCCCGCGACGGCGCTCTGCCGAGCCGGACCGACGACGGGCGATGGACGGCCGCCTTCGTCATGGCGCCCTTCAACACCCGCATCGTGCGGCGCAGCAACGCGCTGCAGGGGTGGGCCTACGGGCGGGGCCTGCGCTACGGCGAGGTCATGGGCGTCGGACGCGGGCCACTGGGTGCCGTGACCGCGGCCGGGGTCACGGCCGCGCTGGTCGCCACGGTGTCCGCCATGAACCTGGCGCCGACCCGTGCGGTCCTCGACCGGGTGCTGCCGGCGCCGGGCACCGGACCCGGCGAGGCCACCCGGGCGAAGGGCTGGTTCCGGATGGTCGTCGATGCCGGGACCGAGGACGGCCGCCGCTACCGGGCGACCGCCGCGGGGAAGGGCGACCCCGGGTACGCGGCGACCGCCGTCATGCTCGGCGAGGCCGCTCTCGCGCTGGCGCTGGACGGCGACCGGCTGCCCGACCGGGCGGGCTCCCTCACGCCGGCGACCGCCCTGGGCGAGGTGCTCGTCGAGCGGCTGCGCGCGGCCGGGCACACCTACGAGGTCGCGGCGGTCTGA
- a CDS encoding OsmC family protein: MTGTFAGALTARRIDPTGLVGHARGEVELEGKVLVLKRIEVTYTGLDVPEQDAEKVQRVLAVHADGCPVARSLRGAIEITTRLG; the protein is encoded by the coding sequence CTGACGGGGACGTTCGCCGGGGCCCTGACGGCCCGGCGGATCGACCCCACCGGTCTGGTGGGGCACGCGCGCGGCGAGGTTGAGCTCGAGGGCAAGGTGCTGGTGCTCAAGCGCATCGAGGTCACCTACACCGGCCTGGACGTCCCCGAGCAGGACGCCGAGAAGGTCCAACGGGTGCTCGCCGTCCACGCCGACGGCTGCCCGGTCGCCCGGAGCCTGCGGGGAGCCATCGAGATCACCACGCGCCTCGGGTGA
- a CDS encoding bifunctional 3'-5' exonuclease/DNA polymerase → MVVRRAEGAVQARELADDGTTVAGTLVPADRFAAFVAGRERAPVRWVWDDTTRWYPALLEGGVRIERCTDLRLAHAVLRRSPFVDQSLLAGEQTAGWDALQPVTAADPALFPVADPADRLDPVAEHERQQVALAASVHAQRLALLLAAESSGALVAAEMTHTGLPWRADVHERLLTGLLGPRSSAGGRPPVLERLLGEIRAALGAPLLNPDSPGELLRALRTAGLPVTDTRSWSLEQLDHPAVPALLEYKKLSRLLQANGWTWLETWVRDGRFRPTFLPGGVVTGRWASSGGGALSVPTQIRPAAVADEGWRFVVADVAQLEPRVLAGMSADAAMAEAARATDLYQGMVAGGAVAARAEAKVGILGAMYGGTRGESGRMMPRLARRYPRAIGLVEEAARAGERGEVVHTLLGRGSPLPAGGWARRPVDPGEPPDDGGSAEDRDRARRAWGRFTRNFVVQGTGAEWALCWLADLRNRLWRLGGAGALGRRPHLAFFLHDEVVVHAPEHLADAVVAEVQAAAATAGRLLFGSFPVDFPLDVAVVGSWGDAG, encoded by the coding sequence ATGGTGGTCCGGCGCGCCGAGGGCGCCGTGCAGGCGCGGGAACTGGCCGACGACGGGACGACGGTGGCCGGCACGCTCGTGCCGGCGGACCGGTTCGCGGCATTCGTCGCCGGCCGGGAGCGTGCGCCGGTCCGCTGGGTCTGGGACGACACCACGCGCTGGTACCCCGCGCTCCTCGAGGGCGGGGTCCGGATCGAGCGCTGCACCGATCTGCGGCTGGCCCACGCCGTTCTCCGGCGCTCGCCGTTCGTCGACCAGTCCCTGCTGGCCGGTGAGCAGACCGCCGGGTGGGACGCCCTCCAGCCGGTGACGGCCGCCGACCCCGCGCTGTTCCCGGTCGCCGATCCGGCCGACCGGCTCGACCCGGTCGCCGAGCACGAGCGGCAGCAGGTGGCCCTCGCCGCGTCGGTGCACGCGCAGCGGCTCGCGCTGCTGCTCGCTGCGGAGTCCTCCGGAGCCCTCGTGGCCGCCGAGATGACCCACACCGGCCTGCCCTGGCGGGCCGACGTCCACGAGCGTCTGCTGACCGGACTGCTCGGCCCCCGGTCGTCGGCCGGCGGGCGGCCGCCGGTGCTCGAGCGGCTGCTCGGCGAGATCCGTGCGGCGCTCGGCGCCCCTCTGCTGAACCCGGACTCGCCCGGGGAGCTGCTGCGCGCGCTGCGGACCGCCGGGCTGCCGGTGACCGACACCCGCTCCTGGTCGCTGGAGCAGCTCGACCACCCCGCCGTGCCGGCGCTGCTGGAGTACAAGAAGCTGTCGCGGCTGCTGCAGGCCAACGGCTGGACCTGGCTGGAGACCTGGGTGCGGGACGGCCGCTTCCGGCCGACCTTCCTGCCCGGTGGCGTGGTGACCGGGCGGTGGGCGTCCTCGGGGGGTGGTGCGCTCTCGGTGCCGACGCAGATCCGTCCCGCCGCCGTCGCCGACGAGGGCTGGCGGTTCGTGGTCGCCGACGTCGCCCAGCTGGAGCCACGGGTGCTCGCGGGCATGAGCGCCGACGCCGCCATGGCGGAGGCGGCGCGGGCGACCGACCTGTACCAGGGCATGGTGGCCGGCGGCGCAGTCGCGGCGCGTGCCGAGGCCAAGGTCGGCATCCTCGGCGCGATGTACGGCGGTACGCGCGGCGAGAGCGGCCGGATGATGCCCCGGCTGGCCCGTCGCTATCCGCGGGCCATCGGGCTGGTGGAGGAGGCCGCCCGCGCGGGCGAGCGCGGTGAGGTGGTGCACACACTGCTCGGCCGCGGCTCCCCGCTGCCCGCCGGTGGGTGGGCGCGGCGGCCGGTGGATCCCGGCGAGCCGCCCGACGACGGCGGATCCGCCGAGGACCGCGATCGGGCGCGGCGGGCGTGGGGCCGTTTCACCCGCAACTTCGTCGTCCAGGGCACCGGCGCCGAGTGGGCCCTGTGCTGGCTGGCCGACCTGCGCAACCGGCTGTGGCGGCTGGGCGGCGCCGGCGCGCTCGGCCGCCGCCCGCACCTGGCCTTCTTCCTCCACGACGAGGTGGTGGTGCACGCCCCCGAGCACCTGGCGGACGCCGTCGTCGCGGAGGTGCAGGCCGCGGCGGCCACCGCGGGACGGCTGCTGTTCGGGTCCTTCCCGGTCGACTTCCCGCTCGACGTCGCCGTCGTCGGGTCGTGGGGTGACGCCGGCTGA
- a CDS encoding globin domain-containing protein — MLSDRSRPVIEATLPVVGENIEEIATRFYAHLFGEHPGLFDGVFNRGNQAEKTQQMALAGSVAVFASSLLKVPEQLPEHLLSRIAHKHASLGITPAQYDVVHEHLFWAIADVLGDAVTPEVAAAWDEVYWLMAYALINQERGLYSARGVRPETVWREWEVAERIQETADVVTFRMRKVDDRLVKTSLPGQYVTVQVPMPDGVRQPRQYSLTKADDGEHRQFSVKRVHGGGKPDGEVSNLLCDQVQVGDRLTMSVPFGDVVLDDSGRPVVFASAGIGVTPMAGMLSHLVAAGSHLPITLLHADSDEESFALREQVLEDLRSLESGSAHVWYEGGAASSLPVEVHAGTMDLREVALPDDAVYYLCGPLPFMQGVRSALIERGVPARDIQYEVFGPDLWQADLATESTPGASDERVAVGA, encoded by the coding sequence GTGCTCTCGGATCGATCCCGGCCCGTCATCGAGGCGACGCTCCCCGTCGTCGGCGAGAACATCGAGGAGATCGCCACCAGGTTCTACGCGCACCTGTTCGGCGAGCACCCCGGGCTCTTCGACGGGGTGTTCAACCGCGGGAACCAGGCCGAGAAGACCCAGCAGATGGCGCTCGCCGGGTCGGTGGCCGTCTTCGCCTCCTCGCTGCTGAAGGTCCCCGAGCAGCTCCCCGAGCACCTGCTCTCGCGGATCGCCCACAAGCACGCCTCGCTGGGCATCACCCCGGCGCAGTACGACGTCGTCCACGAGCACCTCTTCTGGGCGATCGCGGACGTGCTCGGTGACGCGGTCACCCCGGAGGTGGCCGCCGCCTGGGACGAGGTCTACTGGCTCATGGCCTACGCGCTGATCAACCAGGAGCGCGGCCTCTACAGCGCCCGCGGGGTGCGCCCGGAGACGGTGTGGCGCGAGTGGGAGGTCGCCGAGCGGATCCAGGAGACCGCGGACGTCGTCACCTTCCGGATGCGGAAGGTCGACGACCGCCTGGTGAAGACCTCGCTGCCCGGTCAGTACGTGACCGTCCAGGTGCCGATGCCCGACGGCGTGCGCCAGCCCCGGCAGTACAGCCTCACGAAGGCCGACGACGGCGAGCACCGCCAGTTCTCGGTGAAGCGGGTGCACGGCGGCGGCAAGCCCGACGGCGAGGTCTCGAACCTCCTCTGCGACCAGGTGCAGGTCGGTGACCGGCTGACGATGTCGGTGCCCTTCGGGGACGTCGTGCTCGACGACTCGGGCCGCCCCGTCGTGTTCGCCAGCGCCGGCATCGGCGTGACCCCGATGGCCGGCATGCTCTCCCACCTGGTGGCGGCGGGGTCGCACCTGCCGATCACGCTCCTGCACGCCGACTCCGACGAGGAGTCCTTCGCCCTGCGCGAGCAGGTGCTCGAGGACCTCCGGTCGCTGGAGTCCGGATCGGCGCACGTCTGGTACGAGGGCGGCGCCGCGAGCAGCCTCCCCGTGGAGGTCCACGCCGGGACGATGGACCTCCGCGAGGTCGCGCTGCCCGACGACGCCGTCTACTACCTGTGCGGCCCGCTGCCGTTCATGCAGGGCGTGCGCAGCGCGCTGATCGAGCGCGGGGTGCCCGCGCGCGACATCCAGTACGAGGTGTTCGGACCCGACCTCTGGCAGGCCGACCTCGCCACGGAGTCCACCCCGGGGGCATCGGACGAGCGGGTCGCCGTGGGCGCCTGA
- a CDS encoding acyl-CoA thioesterase II has translation MTAAREGGARMQVGDVPATGTAAAAAGPTGLAALFDLTRLEETLFRSGPRSTVAEHAFGGAVAAQSLLAAGRTVPPERAVHSIHAHFLRPGDTTAPTDFRVTPVRDGASYTSRQVTAEQRGKAMFVLTASFQAPEEGWAHQLPELDAPAPEELPRLEDAVTVTEGPVRQWLDWLAGRHAFDFRFAGELPRVAAARGERTQPRQRFWLRSRDDLPDEPLLHSCAAAYASDMLLLSTALAPHATVIGSPGVAAASLDHAVWFHEPIRADEWLFYDQESSWAGGGRTLCHGRLFDRSGRLLLTVAQEGMIRRRPR, from the coding sequence GTGACGGCGGCGCGAGAGGGCGGGGCACGCATGCAGGTCGGCGACGTCCCGGCGACGGGGACCGCGGCAGCCGCGGCCGGGCCCACCGGCCTGGCCGCCCTGTTCGACCTGACCCGGCTCGAGGAGACCCTCTTCCGCTCCGGGCCGCGAAGCACGGTGGCCGAGCACGCCTTCGGCGGCGCCGTGGCGGCGCAGTCGCTGCTCGCCGCCGGCCGCACGGTGCCACCGGAACGGGCCGTCCACTCCATCCACGCCCACTTCCTGCGGCCCGGCGACACCACCGCGCCGACCGACTTCCGGGTGACCCCGGTCCGCGACGGCGCCAGCTACACGAGCCGCCAGGTCACGGCGGAACAGCGTGGCAAGGCCATGTTCGTGCTGACGGCGTCGTTCCAGGCGCCCGAGGAGGGCTGGGCGCACCAGCTGCCCGAGCTCGACGCGCCCGCCCCCGAGGAGCTCCCCCGGCTCGAGGACGCGGTCACCGTGACCGAGGGGCCGGTGCGGCAGTGGCTCGACTGGCTCGCCGGGCGCCACGCGTTCGACTTCCGGTTCGCCGGGGAGCTGCCCCGGGTCGCCGCCGCCCGTGGCGAGCGCACCCAGCCGCGCCAGCGGTTCTGGCTGCGCAGCCGTGACGACCTCCCCGACGAGCCGCTCCTGCACAGCTGCGCCGCCGCGTACGCCTCCGACATGCTGCTGCTGTCGACGGCCCTCGCGCCGCACGCGACGGTCATCGGCTCCCCCGGCGTCGCGGCGGCGAGCCTCGACCACGCCGTCTGGTTCCACGAGCCGATCCGCGCCGACGAGTGGCTCTTCTACGACCAGGAGAGCAGCTGGGCGGGCGGCGGGCGGACGCTCTGTCACGGCCGGCTGTTCGACCGGTCCGGCCGGCTGCTGCTCACCGTCGCGCAGGAAGGGATGATCCGCCGGCGTCCGCGCTGA